In Gammaproteobacteria bacterium, the DNA window AATGCCCTGCTCGGGGATCACTGCTTACGCTCGCGAGGCTTCGCCCCCAAGCTGAATGATAGTGAAGTGATCACGATGGAAGTCGTCGGCGAGTTCTTAGGGCTGGATACGGATGTGGGCATCTGGAAGTACTTCGGTCGTCATTGGCCGTCGTGGTTCCCGGAACTCGGATCGCGGACGACGTTTGCCCAGCAGGCGGCGAATCTGTGGGTGATCAAGCAGCGGCTTCATCAGCAGCTGCTGATCGAGTTGGGGGCGGCGACGGACCCGATTCGCTTGGTGGATGGTTGCCCTCTGCCCCTCTGTGTGTTGACCCGTGCCCCGCACTGTCGGTTATTTCCTGCGGTGGCGGATTTTGGCTATTGTGCGGCAAAGAAGCAGTACTATTACGGGCTTCACGGTCATCTGATGGTCACGATCCATGGCGTCATCACGGCGTGGACGGTGACGCCCGCTACGGGTGATGAACGCGAGGCGTTGTGGGATTTGACCGAAGGTGTTCAGGGTTGGGTGATCGGCGACAAAGGTTACCTGAGCGCCTTTCTTCAGACGGAACTGGCCACGACCGGGATTGACTTGCAAACCCCCTTGCGGGCCAACATGATCGATCCGCGTCCCCCGTGGGCTGTCCAGCAGCTTACGAGAACCCGCCGCCTCGTGGAAACGGTCATCGGTCAGCTCACCGAGCCATTCCATTTTGAGAAAATCCGGGCGCGGGATGTGTGGCACTTGACGAGTCGGATCGCCCGAAAAGTCTTAGCGCACACCTTGGGTATTTTCATGAACCGACAAGTCGGTCGGTCAGACCTCCAGTTTGAGGGCCTGATCGCCTGAAAGTCGAACATCGCGTTTAATAAGAAAGAAAAACACCACTCTAAGCGTTCAAAGACGCTTAATAATTTATATAATAGAGATACCCTGATACTCGACTCAATAAATAGAACATGCCCACAGACCATCAAGAGACTAAGCGGTATTCGGCTGTAAGAATCCACCGTAATGTCCATAGATAATCGCACGCCAGAGTGATTCCCAAGTATCAATAAAAAATTCGGTAAAAAGTCCTTTGATTTTGATCCATAGCGAGGTCCGTGAATGAAATCGCTGACGGGCTGCCTGGAAAAAGGCACAGCCATATTCCTGGACTTGATCAATGAGAAAAGCCAGCATCATCAGCAGGGCAAAAACAGTTGCTAAATGCTGTTCCCCATGCCCATCGTTGTGTTCGAACTCGTAGTCTTGATTCTTCAGGGTATTGAAGACTTGGTTTTCAATATGCCAACGGCTGCGACTTCCTTCCATCACAAGGGATACATTTTTTGCGGTGAGTTTAATCTCAGTTACCCAGGAAAAGTTAAATTCTTTGCCGTCGCGAATTTCCCAATAATCGAGAAAATTGACGAGTAAATCGGGATGGGATTTATTCAAAGGAATCTCATTAATCCACCAATAGCCCTGGAGAATTTTGTCATTGTCTTGCTAATAGTTATCCCCACAAAAATCATGCTGGAGCTTTTTCAGGATTAGCGTATTGAGTATCAGGGAGCCTAAAAAATGATTTGACCCTTTCCTGAAATTCTTTTAGCTTTTCCAAAGCAGAATAAACGCGCGCTCTGAAATCAGCCCGGTTTTTAATTGGCTCCTTTTCCAGATGATCATTTTTGATCTCATTCCAAACCTGTTCATCCGGATTTAACTCTGGCGAGTGGGGGGGAAGAAAGAACAAGCGGATTTGTTTTCGATGCGTCTCAAGAAAGGCTTTGACTTCTTTCGAGGTATGATAAGACGCATTGTCCGTGATGACAATTAATGGGCGCTCTCGACCCTCTAATGCCTTCTCTAAAAAGGCAATGAAAACCCCACTCACTCATTTTTGAGTGGTCACTTCAAATATTAACTCGCCCGTCGCCGTAACCATCGATAAAATGTGAAACCCACCCCGGTCATCACTCACTTTAATTTCAGGCGGATGACCGACTAAGCCCCACGTCCGTCCAGAACGCGTATGGCCTTGAACCCATGACTCATCCTGAAACGCAATATCCGCTCCAAGTTCTTGAGCCCGCTTCTGAATCTCTTTAAATTCTTCATTAATAAACTTTTTAACTTCCTCCTGATCCTGGTTTAAGGCATGATAACAAGGTTTTTGACAACTCAGTCCTAATTGATGTAAATGCAGACGAACCGTGGCATCCGATACCCATAAACCAAAGTACTCTTTCAATAAATTAACCATGATCTCTAAAGTCCATAAAACCGTATCATAGCCATGATCCGCCGGCGTCGTATTGAGTATCGTTTCTTTTAACCATCGATCAATATCCGGAGTCATCACACACGTGGCGCCGAGCGCTTTCCGGGTATCCAGGGCTTCTTCTCCTTCATAACGATAGTTGCGAAGCCAATCATAAATACTCGTTCGGTCGATACCCAAAAAATCAGCAACAAGCTCCGGACCATAATGCTTCTCTTCGACCGCGCGAACCGCAATACGCCGGATGTAATTCATCACTTCATCCGGTATTTTACGTGCATCAAACATCCATTCCGCGTTCATTGCCGCACCTCCTCTATAAATTTAGAGTCTCTAAAGAGGTCTTCTATAGTTATTAGACAATTTGATTAACGCTCAGTTCGTTGATAATGTAGGGATAATCGTTGGCAAGCCTATGACCATAACGGCAGGGGTCAGGGATCTTTTCAAAAGCCTGGCGTGCTTGGTTTAACAACGCCGGTGCTGACACCGATTGATTTAAAGCGTTTGGTAAAGGGCGAGAAGGTAATTTCTTCATGATCAAACCACACCGGATGCGTCTTAAATCCAAACATGCCAAAAAATTCAAAATTGAGGCCAAGAAACGACTTTTTATAATACACTGATTAAATAGAACTTTTCAAGAGGCCGGGAATTGCTGTGATGCGATTAATGATTATCTACGACGTGAAAGACATACGGCCAACGGCGTGTGGAAATTAGCGGAATCACTGATCAATAATAGTAACGAAGCCTACCTGATTTTTGATGATTGCGTTCAAGATAAAGGCTTTTCCAAAAAAATTGAGAGGGTGAAACGTCAGCAATTCCCGCTCTCTTTTGCTCATCTAAATGATTTATCAATATATTTTGGCTCAATATGGATTCCAGGCTGTTGAAGATGGCTCGCCCTGCCAAGGGACAGGAGCTACACTGAAGAGGTTTTGAACCGCCGCGCTCCAGGTTTCCCGTCGATGATCAACCTTCAGAATCTACTGGACGATGTCCGGTGTTACGAAACGGTCCGCCAACTGCGCTGGCCCGATGGGGTTCACTGCCCCCATTGTGGGGCGGCGAACGTGACGAAGCAGGGTCACGACACGACCCAACCGGCGCGACAGAAATATCGGTGTGCCGGGTGCCATCGCTCTTTTGACGATCTAACCGGGACGGTGTTGGCCGGCCACCACCCGCCGTTACGAATTTGGATATTATGTTTATATTTTATGGGTTTGAACTTGTCTAATGCCCAGATTGCCCAAGAGTTGGCGTTGAATCCGGACGACGTGCAGCGGATGACCGAGCAACTGCGCCAAGGTATCGTCGCCCGCCAACCCGAACCCACCTTGGCGGGGGAAGTGGAATGCGACGAGGTCTATATGGTGGCCGGGCATAAAGGGCATCCGGACGCGGTGAAAAAAAAGGCCGCCGCGGGCGGCGTCGCCGGCTGAAGGGGGCACGGGGTCGAGGCACCCTGGAGCAGGAAAAGCCGCCGATTCTCGGCATGATTGAGCGCGGCGGCGCGGTGGTCGTCCGGATGCTGGATAATGTCCAGCAAGCGACCATCCAACCGCTCCTTCAGACTTTCATCGCCCCGGGAACCCGGGTGTATACCGATGAATATGCAATCTATAACCCATTGAAGGATTGGGGCTTTGATCATCATACGGTGTGTCACAGCCGGGGTGAATACGCCCGCGACGACGATGGCGATGGCTTCCATGAGATTCATGTTAATACCGCTGAGGGTTTCTGGTCCCTGTTGCGTTCCTGGTTGCGACCCCATCGAGGAATTTCGCAAGAAAAGCTGCCGCTCTACCTGGGCTTCTTTCAGTTCGTGCATAACGTCCGCATTCGGGGCAAAGGCTTGCTCAGACCTCTCTTGGAACTGCTGGTCGCCTAACAACGCCAACTGACTGGAATCCATATTGAGCCTATATTTTTTATTAAACACTGATAAATTTTTTAGAAAAAACCATTATCAATCAAAGACTAGGAAAGAGACCGGGAATCGCTGGTGAAACGTCAGTATAGTGGAAATGCGCATGGTTTAGTGAGGGGAATTGGGATTGTGAATTGAGTTCACACCTATAAAGACGATTATCATCCCCTCGATTTTCGCATCTATTCACCCGATTCTGATGGCAAAACCAAAAATGATCACTTTCGAGATATGTTGCAACAAGCGTTTGAAGAAAAAGGTATTAAAGCACAAACAATTTTATTCGATTGCTGGTATGCCGCTTCAGAAAATCTCAAATATATCCATCGTCTTGACAAATTCTTCGTGACGACCTTGAAAGAAAATCGTCGCGTCAGCCTCAGTAAAAACAAGGTTATATTCGTCTACAACAGATTGAGTAGACGGACAAACAACTCCAATACGGTCTGACCGTTAAACTTAAAGAAGTCCCATTTAAAGTGCAGCTTTTCAAGGTAGTCACCACACACGGTGACATTGAAAATGGGTGATTACGAATCGTACTCTAGGTTCTATTGACACGCAGGTGGTTCAAAATGAGAACCAGGTGCGTTGGTTTATAGAGCAACTGCATCGAGAACTTAAACAACTGACCGGCATTGAACGGTGTCAATGTCGTAAACAGCGCGCACAACGTAATCATTTCGCTTGTTGCTATCACGCTTGGTTTTCACTCAAAGTGATCGCTAAAAAAACAGGTCAGACACTTTATCAAATTAAACACAGTTTATAGAGTGATTATTTGCGTAATGAGCTACGAAATTCACGTATTACCGCCTACCAATCTACCTAGCGAAAGTCCTGATTCTAATCCAAAATTAAAGTTTATGCGGAGCGAAGTGCAGCTTTTCGCCAGTCCACTTGACCGCCATGTTAGCGCTTATACATTCCAGTCAGATGGTGACGCGGTGTTAAAACGCGATATTTTCTTGGTTGCATCGCCCTTTAATTGGTAATACATATCTTGATATATTTTCCTTGTCTTGCTAATAGTTATCCCCACAAAAATCATGCTGGAGCTTTTTCAGGATTAGCGTATTGAGTATCAGGGAGCCTAAAAAATGATTTGACCCTTTCCTGAAATTCTTTTAGCTTTTCCAAAGCAGAATAAACGCGCGCTCTGAAATCAGCCCGGTTTTTAATTGGCTCCTTTTCCAGATGATCATTTTTGATCTCATTCCAAACCTGTTCATCCGGATTTAACTCTGGCGAGTGGGGGGGAAGAAAGAACAAGCGGATTTGTTTTCGATGCGTCTCAAGAAAGGCTTTGACTTCTTTCGAGGTATGATAAGACGCATTGTCCGTGATGACAATTAATGGGCGCTCTCGACCCTCTAATGCCTTCTCTAAAAAGGCAATGAAAACCCCACTCACTCATTTTTGAGTGGTCACTTCAAATATTAACTCGCCCGTCGCCGTAACCATCGATAAAATGTGAAACCCACCCCGGTCATCACTCACTTTAATTTCAGGCGGATGACCGACTAAGCCCCACGTCCGTCCAGAACGCGTATGGCCTTGAACCCATGACTCATCCTGAAACGCAATATCCGCTCCAAGTTCTTGAGCCCGCTTCTGAATCTCTTTAAATTCTTCATTAATAAACTTTTTAACTTCCTCCTGATCCTGGTTTAAGGCATGATAACAAGGTTTTTGACAACTCAGTCCTAATTGATGTAAATGCAGACGAACCGTGGCATCCGATACCCATAAACCAAAGTACTCTTTCAATAAATTAACCATGATCTCTAAAGTCCATAAAACCGTATCATAGCCATGATCCGCCGGCGTCGTATTGAGTATCGTTTCTTTTAACCATCGATCAATATCCGGAGTCATCACACACGTGGCGCCGAGCGCTTTCCGGGTATCCAGGGCTTCTTCTCCTTCATAACGATAGTTGCGAAGCCAATCATAAATACTCGTTCGGTCGATACCCAAAAAATCAGCAACAAGCTCCGGACCATAATGCTTCTCTTCGACCGCGCGAACCGCAATACGCCGGATGTAATTCATCACTTCATCCGGTATTTTACGTGCATCAAACATCCATTCCGCGTTCATTGCCGCACCTCCTCTATAAATTTAGAGTCTCTAAAGAGGTCTTCTATAGTTATTAGACAATTTGATTAACGCTCAGTTCGTTGATAATGTAGGGATAATCGTTGGCAAGCCTACCATCGACAGAGATCAATGGGCGTAACTTCCGATGCATTCACTGTTCCTACCGCGCCAGCCTTCTCTAGCCCTGCCGCAACCAGCTCAGAACAGAAAAATTTGCTGAAATCTTCTCGGTTGTAACCAGGGCCGTTCATTCCGAAAGGCAAGTTGTCGAGGGCGTCGAGTGACGACTTGATGGCCTGTGGCATATCATACGGCTTGCGTTCTTTGGCCTGGTTAAACAGAAAATCGTAAAAAGCCTTCTGGTCGAATCGTGTATTTCGGATTTCTTCGCTTAGAGGCAACCACCATAGCTCTCCATCATAGGATTCAAGTCGATCACTGAAACGGGAGATATTCACACCGTTGAAGCCATTCAAGGATGTGGATTCAATGATTTGGTTAAAGAACCGATCCGTCGTGTCATCTGTGATTTTGGTTTGCAGAATGACTCCGACATGAGATACATCGGAAAATGTGGCGAACTTTATTATCTCTGAAAAATGCCCCTTTCCTCCAAAGGCTATAACATCGCCGGGGCGCATTTGAGAGCGCGCTTCTTCGT includes these proteins:
- a CDS encoding IS982 family transposase, which produces MPLEDFIITVFCWVDEHLNALLGDHCLRSRGFAPKLNDSEVITMEVVGEFLGLDTDVGIWKYFGRHWPSWFPELGSRTTFAQQAANLWVIKQRLHQQLLIELGAATDPIRLVDGCPLPLCVLTRAPHCRLFPAVADFGYCAAKKQYYYGLHGHLMVTIHGVITAWTVTPATGDEREALWDLTEGVQGWVIGDKGYLSAFLQTELATTGIDLQTPLRANMIDPRPPWAVQQLTRTRRLVETVIGQLTEPFHFEKIRARDVWHLTSRIARKVLAHTLGIFMNRQVGRSDLQFEGLIA
- a CDS encoding transposase — translated: MSGVFIAFLEKALEGRERPLIVITDNASYHTSKEVKAFLETHRKQIRLFFLPPHSPELNPDEQVWNEIKNDHLEKEPIKNRADFRARVYSALEKLKEFQERVKSFFRLPDTQYANPEKAPA
- a CDS encoding IS630 family transposase, coding for MNAEWMFDARKIPDEVMNYIRRIAVRAVEEKHYGPELVADFLGIDRTSIYDWLRNYRYEGEEALDTRKALGATCVMTPDIDRWLKETILNTTPADHGYDTVLWTLEIMVNLLKEYFGLWVSDATVRLHLHQLGLSCQKPCYHALNQDQEEVKKFINEEFKEIQKRAQELGADIAFQDESWVQGHTRSGRTWGLVGHPPEIKVSDDRGGFHILSMVTATGELIFEVTTQK
- a CDS encoding transposase: MITNRTLGSIDTQVVQNENQVRWFIEQLHRELKQLTGIERCQCRKQRAQRNHFACCYHAWFSLKVIAKKTGQTLYQIKHSL